A window of the Deinococcus gobiensis I-0 genome harbors these coding sequences:
- the glcF gene encoding glycolate oxidase subunit GlcF → MNNDIPVREIGPQGEVMAHAVDACVHCGFCLPACPTYALLGDEMDSPRGRIVLMKEVLEGGLELELAAPHLDRCLGCQACVTACPSGVPYGELITSFRGWSEPQRRRSAFDRAKRFAILKALPAPKLFSVAARFGQYAKPLAPALPAALRSPLDLLPEHVPVMEPSAEFTPARGQRRGRVAFLVGCAQQALAPNFNAATLRVLSRNGIEVVIPEGQGCCGAAALHTGARNEALRLVRANLAAFDPDEYDAILSNAAGCGAGLKEYPAVLHGLEDEAQARAFAAKVRDVSEYLAELLASGDLQPPLPASRPLTVAYHDACHLAHAQGVRLAPRQLLKAIPGVTVAEVPEGDLCCGSAGTYNLEQPELAGQLGARKAKNILSTAPDLIASGNIGCHTQIQSHVRRSGSPVPVMHTVEVLDLAYRGEL, encoded by the coding sequence ATGAACAACGACATTCCGGTGCGCGAGATCGGGCCGCAGGGCGAGGTCATGGCACATGCGGTCGACGCCTGCGTCCACTGCGGGTTCTGCCTGCCCGCCTGCCCCACCTACGCGCTGCTGGGCGACGAGATGGACAGCCCGCGCGGCCGCATCGTCCTGATGAAGGAGGTGCTCGAAGGCGGCCTGGAGCTGGAGCTGGCCGCGCCGCACCTCGACCGCTGCCTGGGCTGCCAGGCCTGCGTGACCGCCTGCCCCAGCGGCGTGCCCTACGGCGAACTCATCACCAGTTTCCGGGGCTGGAGCGAGCCGCAGCGCCGGCGCTCGGCCTTTGACCGGGCCAAACGCTTCGCCATCCTGAAGGCCCTGCCCGCGCCGAAGCTGTTCAGCGTGGCGGCCCGCTTCGGGCAGTACGCCAAGCCGCTCGCGCCCGCGCTGCCCGCCGCCCTGCGCTCACCGCTAGACCTGCTGCCCGAGCACGTCCCGGTGATGGAGCCCAGCGCCGAGTTCACGCCCGCGCGCGGCCAGCGCCGGGGCCGGGTGGCCTTTCTGGTCGGCTGCGCGCAGCAGGCGCTGGCGCCGAACTTCAACGCGGCGACGCTGCGGGTGCTGAGCCGCAACGGCATCGAGGTCGTGATTCCGGAGGGCCAGGGCTGCTGCGGGGCCGCCGCGCTGCACACGGGCGCGCGCAATGAGGCCCTGCGGCTGGTGCGCGCCAATCTCGCGGCCTTCGACCCGGACGAGTACGACGCCATCCTGAGCAACGCGGCCGGCTGCGGCGCGGGCCTCAAGGAGTACCCGGCGGTCCTGCACGGCCTGGAGGACGAGGCGCAGGCCCGCGCCTTCGCGGCCAAGGTGCGCGACGTGTCGGAGTACCTCGCCGAACTGCTGGCCTCGGGCGACCTCCAGCCGCCGCTGCCGGCCTCGCGGCCGCTGACGGTCGCCTACCACGACGCCTGCCACCTCGCCCACGCGCAGGGCGTGCGCCTCGCGCCCCGGCAACTGCTGAAGGCCATTCCCGGCGTCACGGTCGCGGAGGTGCCCGAGGGTGACCTGTGCTGCGGCTCGGCCGGCACCTACAACCTCGAGCAGCCGGAACTGGCCGGGCAGCTGGGCGCCCGCAAGGCGAAAAATATCCTCTCGACCGCGCCCGACCTGATCGCCAGCGGCAACATCGGCTGCCACACCCAGATCCAGAGCCACGTGCGCCGCTCGGGCAGCCCCGTGCCGGTGATGCACACCGTCGAGGTGCTGGACCTCGCCTACCGGGGGGAACTGTGA
- a CDS encoding ABC transporter substrate-binding protein produces MLALALATVSSASAAGKLEIFSWWSGDEGPALDALVKLYKQKYPSVTVDNATVSGGAGTNAKAVLKTRMLGGTPPDSFQAHAGQELIGTWVVANRMEDLSSLFKSEGWTKAFPADVVKLISSKGGIWSVPVNVHRSNVFWYNPAKLKAWGVTVPKTWPEFLTTCTALKAKGVAAPLVVGENWTQQQLWENVMVGTLGADGWNNLWSGKLKFTDPKVVGAFTTFGKVMDCTNKDASGLSWQQASDRVIDGTSAFNLMGDWAAGYFTTTKKLAPGTGFGWAAAPGTTKVFVMLADSFGLPKGAKDRAEAINWLKLLGSKQGQDTFNPLKGSIAARLDSDLSKYNTYSKSAATDWKNSRIVGSMAHGAVAPESFTSAFGAIIDQFVAGKDSKGAAAASQQLADKAGIGK; encoded by the coding sequence ATGCTGGCCCTCGCCCTCGCCACCGTGTCGAGCGCCTCGGCGGCCGGCAAGCTCGAAATCTTCTCCTGGTGGTCCGGCGACGAAGGCCCCGCCCTCGACGCGCTCGTCAAGCTCTACAAGCAGAAGTACCCCAGCGTGACCGTGGACAACGCGACCGTCTCGGGCGGCGCGGGGACGAACGCCAAGGCGGTGCTCAAGACCCGCATGCTGGGCGGCACGCCCCCCGACTCGTTCCAGGCGCACGCCGGCCAGGAACTCATCGGTACCTGGGTCGTCGCCAACCGCATGGAAGACCTCAGCAGCCTGTTCAAGTCTGAGGGCTGGACCAAGGCCTTCCCCGCCGACGTCGTCAAGCTCATCTCCAGCAAGGGCGGCATCTGGAGTGTTCCCGTCAACGTCCACCGTTCCAACGTGTTCTGGTACAACCCGGCCAAGCTCAAGGCGTGGGGCGTCACCGTGCCCAAGACCTGGCCGGAGTTCCTGACGACCTGCACGGCCCTCAAGGCCAAGGGCGTGGCTGCGCCGCTGGTCGTGGGCGAGAACTGGACCCAGCAGCAGCTCTGGGAAAACGTGATGGTCGGTACGCTGGGTGCGGACGGCTGGAACAACCTGTGGAGCGGCAAGCTCAAGTTCACGGACCCCAAGGTGGTGGGGGCGTTCACGACCTTCGGCAAGGTCATGGACTGCACCAACAAGGACGCCTCGGGCCTGAGCTGGCAGCAGGCCAGTGACCGCGTGATCGACGGTACGAGCGCCTTCAACCTGATGGGCGACTGGGCCGCCGGCTACTTCACGACCACCAAGAAGCTCGCCCCCGGCACCGGCTTCGGCTGGGCCGCCGCCCCCGGCACCACCAAGGTCTTCGTGATGCTGGCCGACTCCTTCGGGCTGCCCAAGGGCGCCAAGGACCGCGCCGAGGCCATCAACTGGCTCAAGCTGCTGGGCAGCAAGCAGGGCCAGGACACCTTCAACCCCCTCAAGGGCAGCATCGCCGCGCGCCTCGACAGCGACCTGAGCAAGTACAACACCTACTCCAAGAGCGCCGCGACCGACTGGAAGAACAGCCGCATCGTGGGCAGCATGGCGCACGGCGCGGTGGCCCCCGAAAGCTTCACCAGCGCGTTCGGGGCGATCATCGACCAGTTCGTGGCGGGCAAGGACAGCAAGGGCGCGGCCGCCGCGTCGCAGCAGCTCGCCGACAAGGCCGGCATCGGCAAGTAA
- a CDS encoding FAD-binding oxidoreductase produces the protein MSLKLPRLPEKWALTTTSRARKPASPGTPDNALAAELTRLLGDRKVLSSLPERRNYRYDAIAFGETPLAVVLPESTADVVTAVRAARAAGVPIVGRGAASGLSGGVVPLQEGLVISFTRMTRLDIFPERREARAQAGVVTLKVTEAARPHGLVYPPDPASFRTSTIGGNLGENAGGPTCFKYGVTGDYVQALEFVDEAGEVHELTRGAYDLAGLLIGSEGTLGLITEATLRLTPPPRHVRTLMAHFAEVGQAAEAVSRAIAAGAVPSKLEFMDTACVGAVEDYLHLGLPREAGAVLLVDTDGDDLETVEAERALVETACLEAGGEVRRAATDAEGDALWRARRSVSPALGRIRPQRMNEDIVVPRSVLPEVVREIRALGDASPFPVVQFGHIGDGNLHPNILFDPRTESEEAVHHLAHQIALVAIRHGGVLSGEHGIGTMKRDFMRDAVDPESLDVLRSVKRALDPQDRLNPGKILPGELEAPHAHP, from the coding sequence GTGAGCCTCAAATTACCCCGCCTGCCCGAAAAGTGGGCGCTGACCACCACCTCGCGCGCCCGCAAGCCCGCCTCGCCGGGCACGCCCGACAACGCGCTGGCCGCCGAGCTGACCCGGCTGCTGGGGGACCGCAAGGTGCTGAGCAGCCTGCCCGAGCGGCGCAACTACCGCTACGACGCCATCGCGTTCGGTGAGACGCCGCTGGCGGTCGTGCTGCCCGAGAGCACCGCCGACGTGGTGACGGCCGTGCGTGCGGCGCGGGCGGCGGGCGTGCCCATCGTGGGGCGCGGGGCGGCCAGCGGCCTGAGCGGCGGCGTGGTGCCGCTGCAAGAAGGGCTGGTCATCTCGTTCACACGCATGACGCGGCTCGACATCTTCCCCGAGCGGCGCGAGGCGCGGGCGCAGGCGGGCGTGGTCACGCTGAAGGTCACCGAGGCCGCGCGCCCGCACGGACTGGTGTACCCGCCCGACCCGGCCAGTTTCCGGACGAGCACCATCGGCGGCAACCTCGGCGAGAACGCCGGGGGGCCGACCTGTTTCAAGTACGGCGTGACCGGCGACTACGTGCAGGCCCTGGAATTCGTGGACGAGGCGGGCGAGGTCCACGAGCTGACGCGCGGGGCCTACGACCTCGCCGGGCTGCTGATCGGCTCGGAGGGCACGCTCGGCCTGATCACCGAGGCGACGCTGCGCCTCACGCCGCCGCCCCGCCACGTGCGCACGCTGATGGCCCACTTCGCGGAGGTCGGGCAGGCCGCCGAGGCGGTGAGCCGCGCCATCGCGGCCGGCGCGGTGCCGAGCAAGCTGGAATTCATGGACACGGCTTGCGTGGGCGCGGTCGAGGACTACCTGCACCTGGGGCTGCCGCGTGAGGCGGGCGCCGTACTGCTGGTGGACACCGACGGCGACGACCTGGAGACCGTGGAGGCCGAGCGCGCCCTTGTCGAGACGGCCTGCCTGGAGGCTGGAGGCGAGGTGCGCCGCGCGGCCACCGACGCCGAGGGCGACGCCCTGTGGCGCGCCCGGCGCAGCGTCTCCCCCGCCCTGGGGCGCATCCGGCCGCAGCGCATGAACGAGGACATCGTGGTGCCGCGCAGCGTGCTGCCCGAGGTCGTGCGCGAGATCCGCGCGCTGGGCGACGCCAGCCCCTTTCCGGTCGTGCAGTTCGGGCACATCGGGGACGGCAACCTGCACCCCAACATCCTGTTCGACCCGCGCACCGAGTCGGAGGAAGCCGTGCACCACCTCGCCCACCAGATCGCCCTGGTCGCCATCCGGCACGGCGGCGTGCTGAGCGGCGAGCACGGCATCGGCACCATGAAACGCGACTTCATGCGCGACGCGGTGGACCCGGAGTCGCTGGACGTGCTGCGCAGCGTCAAGCGGGCGCTCGACCCCCAGGACCGCCTCAACCCCGGCAAGATCCTGCCCGGCGAGCTGGAGGCCCCCCATGCCCATCCTTGA
- a CDS encoding carbohydrate ABC transporter permease, translated as MSAPASSTERPGLGRAGMYLLLLLATLFFLVPIYLLFATAFKSPDAINLATAWHWPSALNWASFSDAWAKIGGNMGNSLFLAVVSTLLAAILGSLNGYALAKWKFRGANTLFALMLFGMFIPYQAILIPLFQFIKSLGLYGSVWGLVLAHVVYGLPITTLIFRNFYADVPDALVEAATIDGAGFWQIYSRVIFPISIPGFVVVIIWEFTQVWNEFLFAATLTNTTSQPVTYALSQLAGGQAVSWNLPMAGAILAALPTLLVYILLGRYFVRGLLAGSVKG; from the coding sequence ATGAGCGCCCCCGCATCCTCCACCGAGCGTCCCGGCCTCGGCCGCGCGGGCATGTACCTGCTGCTGCTGCTCGCCACGCTGTTTTTCCTGGTGCCGATCTACCTGCTGTTCGCCACCGCCTTCAAGAGCCCCGACGCCATCAACCTGGCGACGGCCTGGCACTGGCCCTCGGCCCTGAACTGGGCGAGCTTCTCCGACGCCTGGGCCAAGATCGGCGGGAACATGGGCAACAGCCTGTTCCTGGCCGTGGTCTCCACGCTGCTCGCGGCCATCCTGGGCAGCCTGAACGGCTACGCGCTCGCCAAATGGAAGTTCAGGGGCGCCAACACGCTGTTCGCGCTGATGCTCTTCGGGATGTTCATTCCCTATCAGGCGATCCTGATTCCGCTGTTCCAGTTCATCAAGTCGCTGGGTCTGTACGGCAGCGTGTGGGGGCTGGTGCTGGCGCACGTCGTGTACGGCCTGCCCATCACCACCCTGATCTTCCGCAACTTCTACGCCGACGTGCCCGACGCGCTGGTCGAGGCCGCGACCATCGACGGCGCGGGCTTCTGGCAGATCTACAGCCGCGTGATCTTCCCGATCAGCATTCCGGGCTTCGTGGTGGTCATCATCTGGGAATTCACCCAGGTCTGGAACGAGTTCCTGTTCGCCGCCACCCTGACGAACACGACCTCGCAGCCGGTGACCTACGCCCTGTCGCAGCTCGCGGGCGGGCAGGCCGTGTCGTGGAACCTGCCGATGGCCGGGGCGATCCTGGCCGCGCTGCCCACCCTGCTCGTCTACATCCTGCTGGGCCGCTACTTCGTGCGCGGTCTGCTGGCCGGAAGCGTGAAGGGGTAA
- the cpdB gene encoding 2',3'-cyclic-nucleotide 2'-phosphodiesterase, translated as MLMTALLATAAGAQTVDLRILETTDLHTNALGYDYYQDKPTGEFGFEYTATLIQNARKEKRNTLLYDNGDLIQGTPLGDYVAKVRPLQPGQLHPMHAAMKLLKYDAGNLGNHEFNYGLPFLQQVVAAAPMPIVSANTYKDNGSGQPGDNAFTPYLIQRRTVYDTQGRPYVINVGVIGLLPPQIVEWDKANLDGKIVTADIVETARKFVPQMKAQGADIIVAVAHSGINADYKPGQENVATELTKVPGIDVVLSGHSHQEFPGPVYKDIPGADIKNGTINGKPVVMAGFWGNDLGIVDLKLNYDRKAQKWSIQTGAASIRPIWDKTAKKSLVTPDPRIAAAVKAAHEGTLAYVRGKVADLSAPITSYWALVQDDPSVQLVSNAQTDYVKKALAGTQYKDLPVLSAAAPFKAGGRSGPSYYTDIPAGTLAIKNVADLYVYPNTVQAVQVTGAQVQEWLERSAGQFNQIDPAKTEPQALVNEAFPTYNFDVIDGVSYEIDVTQPSRYNTAGDLVNAGAHRIKNLSYQGKPIDPAQQFIVATNNYRASGGGKFPALTGKNIVLQAPDETRQALIGFFQAQKTVNPAADGNWKLTPIPGATLLVTSSPNAQKTLPAGAALVRTRDDGFAEYTLKF; from the coding sequence ATGTTGATGACGGCCCTGCTGGCAACGGCCGCCGGGGCCCAGACCGTCGACCTGCGCATCCTGGAAACGACCGACCTGCACACCAACGCGCTGGGCTACGACTACTACCAGGACAAGCCCACCGGCGAGTTCGGCTTCGAGTACACCGCCACGCTGATCCAGAACGCGCGCAAGGAAAAGCGCAACACGCTGCTGTACGACAACGGCGACCTCATCCAGGGCACGCCGCTGGGCGACTACGTGGCGAAGGTCCGCCCCCTCCAGCCGGGGCAGCTCCACCCCATGCACGCCGCCATGAAGCTGCTGAAGTACGACGCGGGCAACCTGGGCAACCACGAGTTCAACTACGGCCTGCCCTTCTTGCAACAGGTCGTGGCCGCCGCCCCCATGCCCATCGTGAGCGCCAACACCTACAAGGACAACGGCAGCGGCCAGCCGGGCGACAACGCCTTCACGCCCTACCTGATCCAGCGCCGGACGGTCTACGACACCCAGGGCCGCCCCTACGTCATCAACGTGGGCGTGATCGGCCTGCTGCCCCCCCAGATCGTGGAGTGGGACAAGGCCAACCTCGACGGCAAGATCGTGACCGCCGACATCGTGGAAACCGCCCGCAAGTTCGTGCCCCAGATGAAGGCCCAAGGCGCGGACATCATCGTGGCGGTGGCGCACAGCGGCATCAACGCCGACTACAAGCCCGGCCAGGAGAACGTGGCGACTGAGCTGACCAAGGTGCCGGGCATCGACGTGGTCCTGAGCGGCCACAGCCACCAGGAATTCCCTGGGCCGGTGTACAAGGACATTCCCGGCGCGGACATCAAGAACGGCACCATCAACGGCAAGCCGGTCGTGATGGCGGGTTTTTGGGGCAACGATCTGGGCATCGTGGACCTGAAGCTGAACTATGACCGCAAGGCCCAGAAGTGGAGCATCCAAACCGGCGCGGCGAGCATCCGGCCCATCTGGGACAAGACGGCCAAGAAGAGCCTCGTCACGCCCGACCCCCGTATTGCCGCCGCCGTCAAGGCCGCCCACGAGGGTACGCTGGCCTACGTGCGCGGCAAGGTGGCCGACCTCTCGGCGCCCATCACCTCCTACTGGGCACTCGTGCAGGACGACCCCAGCGTGCAGCTCGTGAGCAACGCCCAGACCGACTACGTGAAAAAGGCCCTGGCGGGTACCCAGTACAAGGACCTGCCGGTGCTGAGCGCCGCCGCGCCCTTCAAGGCCGGGGGCCGCTCGGGCCCGAGCTACTACACCGACATTCCGGCCGGCACCCTGGCGATCAAGAACGTCGCCGACCTGTACGTGTACCCCAACACCGTGCAGGCCGTGCAGGTCACGGGCGCGCAGGTGCAGGAGTGGCTGGAGCGCTCGGCCGGGCAGTTCAACCAGATCGACCCGGCCAAGACCGAGCCGCAGGCCCTGGTCAACGAGGCCTTCCCGACCTACAACTTCGACGTGATCGACGGCGTGAGCTACGAGATCGACGTGACCCAGCCCAGCCGCTACAACACGGCCGGCGACCTGGTGAACGCGGGCGCCCACCGCATCAAGAACCTGAGCTACCAGGGCAAGCCCATCGACCCGGCGCAGCAGTTCATCGTGGCGACCAACAACTACCGCGCCTCGGGCGGCGGTAAGTTCCCCGCGCTGACGGGCAAGAACATCGTGCTTCAGGCCCCGGACGAGACCCGTCAGGCCCTCATCGGCTTCTTCCAGGCGCAGAAGACGGTCAACCCGGCCGCCGACGGCAACTGGAAGCTCACCCCGATTCCCGGCGCGACCCTGCTGGTCACGAGCAGCCCCAACGCCCAGAAGACGCTGCCGGCCGGCGCGGCCCTCGTGCGCACCCGCGACGACGGCTTCGCGGAGTACACCCTGAAGTTCTGA
- a CDS encoding ROK family transcriptional regulator yields the protein MLPDTDPLHRLTAPERPATLDLAAIRARHTALLLRRLWDGDRARVDLAQELGLSRSAVSSIVSELMAVGLVQELGTRSGSRSGRRATMLTLNVRAAALLAVDLGASHARVDLLDLRCRTLATRTVPHDILSGPAATYGLLARLCGLVLAEAGVAAGEVALVGVGVPGPVDYATGRVVQPPNMPGWDGENVGEALREALGYGVLVDNDANLGALAEARFGAHRGASDLIYVKAATGIGAGILLGGRLHRGVRGGAGEIGHISINERGPVGRSGNPGSLESYAAAQVLLALAAELREGRPSALPAVPTLADLTRLSSSDAVARDVWQAAGHHVGVAISTVLNLFNPSAVVIGGRLALAGEVFLEAVRDTALARTLRINAGGVRLSLTTLGENVGVLGAGAMLLGHLLTPAGLPHLYAVSARRAAQPQCAGAGAPAPVLAASVALGSAPAPAARSTGPPSAGALAGPAPPTAPPSPS from the coding sequence ATGTTGCCCGACACCGACCCCCTGCACCGCCTGACCGCCCCGGAGCGGCCCGCGACCCTGGACCTCGCGGCCATCCGCGCGCGGCACACGGCGCTGCTGCTCCGGCGGCTGTGGGACGGCGACCGGGCGCGGGTGGACCTCGCGCAGGAACTGGGGCTGTCGCGCAGCGCGGTGAGTTCCATCGTCTCCGAACTCATGGCGGTGGGGCTCGTGCAGGAACTCGGCACCCGCAGCGGCAGCCGCTCGGGCCGCCGGGCGACCATGCTGACCCTGAACGTGCGCGCCGCCGCGCTGCTGGCCGTGGACCTGGGGGCCAGCCACGCCCGCGTGGACCTGCTGGACCTGCGCTGCCGCACCCTGGCGACCCGCACCGTGCCCCACGACATCCTCAGCGGCCCGGCGGCCACCTACGGTCTGCTGGCGCGGCTGTGCGGACTGGTGCTGGCCGAGGCGGGTGTGGCGGCGGGCGAGGTCGCGCTGGTCGGTGTCGGTGTGCCGGGGCCGGTGGACTACGCCACGGGCCGGGTCGTGCAGCCCCCCAACATGCCCGGCTGGGACGGCGAGAATGTCGGTGAAGCCCTGCGCGAGGCCCTGGGGTACGGCGTGCTGGTGGACAACGACGCCAACCTGGGCGCGCTGGCCGAGGCCCGCTTCGGAGCGCACCGGGGCGCGAGCGACCTGATCTACGTCAAGGCGGCGACCGGGATCGGCGCGGGCATCCTGCTGGGCGGGCGGCTGCACCGGGGCGTGCGCGGCGGGGCCGGCGAGATCGGGCATATCAGCATCAACGAGCGCGGGCCGGTGGGCCGCAGCGGCAACCCCGGCAGCCTGGAGAGCTACGCCGCCGCCCAGGTGCTGCTCGCCCTGGCCGCCGAGCTGCGCGAGGGCCGCCCGAGCGCCCTGCCCGCCGTCCCCACCCTGGCCGACCTGACCCGGCTCTCCAGCAGCGACGCCGTGGCCCGCGACGTCTGGCAGGCGGCCGGGCACCACGTGGGCGTGGCGATCAGCACGGTCCTCAACCTCTTCAATCCGTCGGCGGTCGTGATCGGCGGCCGGCTCGCGCTGGCGGGCGAGGTGTTTCTGGAGGCCGTGCGCGACACCGCGCTGGCCCGCACCCTGCGCATCAATGCCGGGGGCGTGCGCCTGAGCCTGACCACCCTGGGCGAGAACGTGGGCGTGCTGGGGGCCGGGGCCATGCTGCTCGGGCACCTGCTGACCCCGGCCGGGCTGCCGCACCTGTACGCCGTCTCGGCGCGGCGCGCGGCCCAGCCGCAGTGCGCGGGGGCCGGTGCGCCCGCCCCGGTCCTCGCGGCGTCGGTGGCGCTGGGCAGTGCCCCGGCCCCCGCCGCACGGTCCACCGGTCCCCCCAGCGCGGGCGCCCTGGCCGGACCGGCCCCGCCCACGGCCCCTCCCTCTCCTTCCTGA
- a CDS encoding DUF5639 domain-containing protein, whose amino-acid sequence MPILDLSPGDQTLTLTGDVTLAEVYAALPPGLYPPFAPVELPGGVGGLVSRGGFGQTFFFGAEVLGVALRTRSGRVVRAGGRTVKNVQGYDLTRPFVGSFGALGEALELTLRLRPGLSARHVAGPGTLAQLPAHAPRFAWEQEGELHLWHFGHAREVEALTGELLARPGARIVEGLGDLSPLFPGGLGVGEDGPARDRRFGWVPGGATPPVPALFERLAASL is encoded by the coding sequence ATGCCCATCCTTGACCTCTCGCCCGGCGACCAGACACTGACCCTGACCGGCGACGTGACACTGGCCGAGGTCTACGCGGCGCTGCCGCCGGGCCTGTACCCCCCGTTCGCGCCGGTCGAGTTGCCAGGCGGGGTGGGCGGACTGGTGTCGCGCGGGGGCTTCGGGCAGACCTTCTTCTTCGGGGCGGAGGTGCTGGGCGTGGCCTTGCGCACCCGCTCGGGCCGGGTGGTGCGCGCCGGGGGCCGCACGGTGAAGAACGTGCAGGGCTACGACCTCACGCGGCCCTTCGTCGGCAGTTTCGGGGCGCTGGGCGAGGCCCTGGAGCTCACCCTGCGCCTGCGTCCCGGCCTGAGCGCGCGCCACGTCGCCGGGCCAGGCACGCTGGCGCAGCTGCCCGCCCACGCGCCGCGCTTCGCCTGGGAGCAGGAGGGCGAGCTGCACCTGTGGCACTTCGGGCACGCCCGCGAGGTCGAGGCCCTGACCGGCGAGCTGCTGGCCCGGCCCGGCGCGCGGATCGTGGAGGGTCTGGGCGACCTCTCGCCGCTGTTTCCCGGCGGGCTGGGGGTGGGCGAGGACGGCCCGGCGCGTGACCGCCGCTTCGGGTGGGTTCCCGGCGGGGCCACGCCCCCGGTGCCCGCGCTGTTCGAGCGGCTGGCGGCCTCCCTGTAG
- a CDS encoding carbohydrate ABC transporter permease, with product MKGLTKDRLWALAVLLPSLILVGIFVYGFIGRTVYVSMTDWGNDPAQALAANPIIRWTGLDNYRELFTGFLQGRFRQELVSTVFFTLFFILGCLGLGLGLALVLDRNPKGEGLWRTIFLFPMSLSFIVTGTIWRWMLQPQGGVNQAPTLFGAPSSTFGWLSSTDAIWKFDWNKLPLITAAVVGVVLAVIAFRAFSSGERTRALVATACAALLFGWALFVGPNVKLLAAPELHGFNLALIGIVIAAVWQMSGYTMALYLAGLRGIPEELREAARVDGATEWQMYGRVIFPLLAPITLSAMIILGHISLKIFDLVYAMAGPDNTFTSVPALNMYLTSFRQNQFALGAAIGTILLILVAFVIVPYLSSSFRTEEGHA from the coding sequence TTGAAAGGTTTGACCAAAGACCGCCTGTGGGCCCTGGCCGTATTGCTGCCCAGCCTGATTCTGGTCGGCATCTTCGTGTACGGCTTCATCGGCCGCACGGTGTACGTGAGCATGACCGACTGGGGCAACGACCCCGCGCAGGCCCTGGCCGCCAACCCGATCATCCGCTGGACGGGTCTGGACAACTACCGCGAGCTGTTTACCGGGTTCCTTCAGGGCCGTTTCCGGCAGGAACTCGTGAGTACCGTGTTCTTCACGCTCTTTTTCATTCTGGGCTGCCTGGGGCTGGGCCTGGGCCTCGCGCTGGTCCTCGACCGCAACCCCAAGGGCGAGGGGCTGTGGCGCACCATCTTCCTGTTCCCCATGAGCCTGAGCTTCATCGTGACCGGCACCATCTGGCGCTGGATGCTCCAGCCGCAGGGCGGGGTGAACCAGGCCCCGACGCTGTTCGGTGCCCCGTCCTCCACCTTCGGCTGGCTGAGCAGCACCGACGCCATCTGGAAGTTCGACTGGAACAAGCTGCCCCTGATCACGGCGGCGGTCGTGGGGGTCGTGCTGGCGGTCATCGCCTTCCGCGCCTTCTCGTCGGGGGAACGCACGCGCGCCCTCGTCGCCACGGCCTGCGCCGCGCTGCTGTTCGGCTGGGCGCTGTTCGTCGGGCCGAACGTGAAGCTGCTCGCCGCGCCCGAACTGCACGGCTTCAACCTCGCCCTCATCGGCATCGTGATCGCGGCCGTGTGGCAGATGAGCGGCTACACCATGGCGCTGTACCTCGCGGGCCTGCGCGGCATTCCCGAGGAATTGCGTGAGGCGGCGCGCGTGGACGGCGCGACCGAGTGGCAGATGTACGGCCGCGTGATCTTCCCGCTGCTCGCCCCCATCACCCTGTCGGCCATGATCATCCTGGGGCACATCAGCCTCAAGATCTTCGACCTCGTGTACGCGATGGCCGGTCCCGACAACACCTTCACCAGCGTTCCGGCGCTGAACATGTACCTCACCAGCTTCCGTCAGAACCAGTTCGCGCTCGGCGCGGCCATCGGCACCATCCTGCTGATCTTGGTGGCCTTCGTGATCGTGCCGTACCTGAGCAGTTCCTTCCGTACCGAGGAGGGCCACGCATGA